The window GACAGGCTCTCGCGATCACGCGAACGCGAAAAGCCACGGGACATGTCAAATGAAACACCGGGCATCACTGCCCGGCGTTGGGCGGGTCTTTACGCAGAGGGCGCTGATTTGTCAACGGAATATGACACTTGCGGCACAAATTCCCTGCGGGCTTGCAGCAAGGCTCACTCGGCGGCAGCGCGCCCGGCATTTCCTGCATCGGGCGCATTGGCATCGCCCGGCGCAGTCTCCTTGCCGAGGTCGGGGAAGGCGACGATGCGCTTTCCGGAGAAGTCCGCATGCGTGACGATCAGCCCCTGCTCCTCGAAATAGCCGAGCAACCGTCGGGCGCGACGCGCCGAGTGCGTGCCGTAAGCGCGGGCAATCATGGCATCCGATGGGCACGGCAGACCGCGCACGGCGGCCTGAGCCATCATCAGGAAGACCGCCTGCAGGTCTTCCGTCACTCGGTCGGCGAGCTGAACGGCAGATGCCCAGGCCTCAGTCGCGGCCGTCTCCGGATCGACGCCGGAGCGCGCAACAGCCATCTTGCGGCGGAAGGCGCTCAAGGTAAGCGCCGTCCCCGGCACGCGGCGTATTCGGCAGCGCACGAGAAAGTCCTGATAGAGCTCCGCATCAGGGCGGAAAGCGGCCTCCGGATTTGCGAAGATCTCGGCGAAGAGGCTATCGAACAGGGCCTCCCGCTCCTCCGCCGAAATCTCCGGCTGAGCCGGCTTGATTTCCAGCGGCGCTACCGGTTCGGCGCGCGGACGGGACAGTTCGGCCAGTATGTCGCTCGCCGGGCGCGGCTGCGGCGCCGGGCGGCGAATGACAGGGCGGGCCAGTTCCTCCGGGTCGGGCGTGAAGATCAGGTCTTCCACGTCCTGCGGCGCTTCCGGCAGGGGCATCAGTTTGGGGCTCGTCGAACGCGCCGACGTCTCGACCGAACCGATCGTCACCTTCAGCGGACGGCGCGAAAGCGCCGGTCCGAGCGCCACGAAGGAACCGCGCTTCAGGTCACGGAACATCTCCGCGGTGCGTCGGTCCATGCCGAGGAGATCCGCGGCGCGTTGCATGTCTATATCGAGAAAGGTGCGCCCCATCAGGAAGTTGGACGCTTCCGCCGCGACGTTCTTCGCAAGCTTCGCCAGTCGCTGCGTGGCGATAACCCCGGCAAGCCCGCGCTTGCGGCCGCGGCACATCAGGTTCGTCATGGCACCAAGAGAGATCTTGCGCGCCTCTTCCGACACGTCCCCGCCCACGGAAGGCGCGAACATCTGCGCTTCGTCGACGACGACCAGGACCGGATACCAATAGTCCCGATCCGCATCGAACATCGCATTCAGGAACACGCCGGCGCTGCGCATCTGTTGCTCGATATCCAGCCCCTCGAGCGAAAGCACGCAGGAGACCCGGTGCTGGCGGATGCGGGTTGCAATGCCGATCAGCTCGGCGTCCGTCCGCTCGCCTTCGACGACCACATGCCCGAACCTGTCCGCAAGCGTAACGAAATCGCCCTCGGGATCGATGATGCATTGCTGCACCCAGGGCGCGGACTGTTCGAGCAGGCGACGCAAAAGATGCGACTTGCCGGAGCCGGAGTTACCCTGCACCAGCAGACGCGTCGCCAGAAGCTCTTCGATATCGAGCGAGGCCGAGGTCCCTTCGGACGTCGTTCCCATATCGATGCCGACTTTCATTCCCACCTCTTCGTCACTGACTGATTCGTGGCAGTGGACCACCAAAACGGGCGACACCTAGCATGGAATGTGTCCCGACGTGCTACCGATTGCGGAAACCCACAGGGATTAGTTCGCGACAGAACACGGGCTACGCCGCGAGGCAATCACCGAGGCTTCTGTGGTCCAAGGCGTCTCTCCGCGCCGCCGACGCGGGGCGGCTGGATTCCGGTGACAAGCACAGGTGCCTGCCACGGCGCGTCTGCCCCGTGAGAAACTTGAATCACGCACTGGCGTTCAGCCCAAGCGCTCGATTAGCATCCTCAGAGACAACACCTGGGGTCAGTTTCAATCCAAACCCCTGCATCAGCCTGCGCGTCGCAAAATCCGGCTTGCCGGAGGTGAAGATCGCCGGATCCTCGCCGTTGAGCGGCTCGAAACCGTTCGGCAGCGGAAGCAACGAGCGCGCGCGCCGAGCGATTGCCTCGGCGGGGTCCAGCCAATCGACCGGCCAGGGTGCCAGCCGCCGGAAGACATTGGCCATGAAGGGATAATGGGTGCAGGCGAGCACGACTATGTCGGTCTTCCGCCCGTCAAGTTCCACGAAGCAGGGCGCAATCTCCGCCAGGACGGTTTCGTCCTCGAGCTTTTCGCCGCGAATATAGGCCTCAGCCATGCGCGCCAGGTTTTCCGAACCGACGAGCCGCACGTGACATTGCGCTGCGAAAGACTGGATGAGGTCGCGGGTATAGGCACGCCTCACCGTTCCGGGCGTGGCAAGAACCGCAACAACCCCGGAGCGCGTGCGTTCGGCTGCCGGCTTGACTGCAGGCACCGTGCCGACAAAGGTCATCTCGGGATAGGCGGCACGCAGGTCCGCACCGACCAGGGTGAAGGCCGTGTTGCAGGCGATGATGCAGATTTCCGGTTCGTGTTCGGCCAGCAATCTGCCGAAGAGCGCGATCACGCGCTCCTTCAGGGCGCCCTCCTCCCAACCTCCATAGGGAAAGCCGGCATCATCGGCGACATAGATGAAATGCCGCTCCGGCATCAGGACCCGCGCCTCGCGCAGCACCGTCAGCCCGCCGATGCCGCTGTCGAACACGAGAATGGGTTTCGGTTCAGTCGTCGTCACCGCCGCTCTGCGCTTTCCTGCCGCGGTCCGGCGCTCCCGAACCGCGCGGGTTTTCCCGCGTGAACCGGTCGAGCGAGGAGATGATGCCACGCAGCACCTGGATTTCGGATTCGGTAAAGGATGGCCTTGTCAGGACGGCGCGCAGGTTTTCCATCAACTTCGGTTTTTTGTTGGCGGGGCGGAAGTAGTTGCGCGCCTCCAGCGCCTCCTCCACATGGTCGACGAGACCCTGAAGCTGTTCCTTCGTGGCAGGACGCTGCGCAATCGCCTGGAATGATGTCTCGTCCTCGGAGGCCATGCCGGTCTTCAGCCATTCATAGGACATGAGCAGCACGGCCTGCGCCAGGTTTAGCGACGCGAAAGCAGGATTGACGGGAAAAGTGACGATCTCGTCGGCAAGCGAGACCTCCTCATTGGTCAAGCCTGTACGCTCGCGGCCGAAGATGATCCCAATCGCCTCACCGCCCCTGAAGCGTGTGCGCAACTCACGAGCCGCGACGATCGGCGAGCGCACCGGCTTGAATCCGTCGCGATCGCGTGCGGTGGTCGCATAGACGAAATTAAGGTCCGCGATCGCCTCTTCGAGCGATTCGTAGAGCTTGGCATTGTCGATCACGTGATCGGCTCGGCTTGCGGCGGACCGCGCCTTCTCGTTCGGCCAACCGTCCCGCGGATTGACGAGTCTCAGTTCCGACAGCCCGAAATTCGCCATGGCGCGCGCCACCATGCCGATATTCTCGCCGAGTTGCGGATAGGCGAGAATGATCGCCGGGCCTTCCGTCAAGAGTTCGCGCTCGCTGTTGGTCCCTGCCATGCCCTCGTTGCCTTCGTCTTCGTTCGGCGCCTCCCTCGCACAAATGGCGCGAAAATTAAAGCTGCTTTCGTTCCCGGACCGGCCTTTCGACCACCGATCCATGTACATCGAAAGTTTCGGCCAAGCATGCTTTGCCTTCCGGACCCACGGTGCTATAGGGCTCTGGATTTTTCCACCGGAGGGACATCGAGCCGGTGTCCCGCAAAGCACGAGGCATGTTCATGGCAAAGATCAAGGTCGCCAATCCGGTCGTCGAACTCGACGGCGACGAGATGACCCGCATCATATGGCAGTTCATCAAAGACAAGCTGATCCATCCCTATCTCGACCTTGATCTCGAATATTACGACCTCAGCGTCGAGAACCGCGATGCGACCGAGGACCAGGTGACCGTCGATGCCGCCAATGCCATCAAGAAGCACGGCGTCGGGGTCAAGTGCGCGACGATCACGCCCGACGAGGCACGCGTAGAAGAATTCAACCTCAAGAAGATGTGGAAATCCCCGAACGGGACCATCCGCAACATCCTTGGCGGCGTGATCTTCCGCGAGCCGATCATCTGCAAGAACGTGCCGCGCCTGGTTCCGGGTTGGACCAAGCCGATCATCGTCGGCCGTCACGCTTTCGGCGACCAGTACCGCGCCACCGACTTCAAGTTCCCCGGCAAGGGCAAGCTGTCGGTCAAATTCGTCGGCGACGACGGCCAGACGATCGAACACGAAGTCTATGACGCACCGGGCGCCGGCGTGGCCCTCGCGATGTACAACCTCGACGAATCGATCACCGAGTTCGCCCGCGCTTCCTTCAACTACGGCCTGCAGCGCAAGGTGCCGGTCTATCTCTCGACCAAGAACACGATCCTCAAGGCCTATGACGGCCGCTTCAAGGACATCTTCCAGAAGGTGTTCGACGAGGAGTTCGCCGAGCAGTTCAAGGCTGCCAAGCTCTGGTACGAGCATCGCCTGATCGACGACATGGTCGCCTCGGCGCTCAAGTGGTCCGGCGGCTATGTCTGGGCCTGCAAGAACTATGATGGCGACGTCCAGTCCGACATCGTTGCCCAGGGCTTCGGCTCACTCGGTCTCATGACCTCGGTGCTGATGACGCCGGACGGCAAGACGGTCGAGGCGGAAGCCGCCCACGGAACGGTAACCCGCCACTACCGCCAGCACCAGAAGGGCGAGGAAACCTCGACCAACTCGATCGCCTCGATCTTCGCCTGGACCCGCGGTCTCGCTCACCGCGCCAAGCTCGATGGCAATGCGGAACTGGCGAAGTTTGCAGAGACGCTTGAGCGCGTCTGCGTCGACACCGTCGAAGCGGGCTTCATGACCAAGGACCTCGCCCTGCTGATCGGTCCCGACCAGCCCTGGCTCTCGACCACCGGCTTCCTCGACAAGATCGACGAGAACCTCAGGAAGGCGATGGCCGCCTGAGCGAGCCGCATAGACATCGATCTGGAAACCCGGCCTCGCGCCGGGTTTCTTGTATCGCTTCTCATAATTACAGACGGTGGTCAGCCAATGTTGCTTTTGGGCGACCTCTGTGTGACAGCTACGTAAGCCGAACCGACATGCCGCCATCCACCATGACCCGGGCCTCCCGTCATGAAGCTCGACCGGTCGGAGAGGAGGAAAAGGGCTGCCTGGGCGATTTCCTTCGCGCTCGCCATGCGCTTCATGCGATCAGGCCGCGGCAACGGCAAAGCCGTGTGCCTAAGCCGGCGACCTTAAGGATGAGAGCTATGCCGATGCTCTCGTCGCTCTCGCCGAAAAGAGTTCGGGGGCTGGACGGAGCGTTCAACAATGCCGGCATCGTGGGAGAGTTGGGTCCAATACCCGAATGACGATCGGCAACTGGAACGATGTTACATCGGTCAACCTGACGGCCGCGTTCCTTGTGGCGAAAGCCGGGAAAGAGCGCTGGTGTGAAGACACGATTGCGATCATCGCCGCGGAACGGTCTCGCTGGAGCGCTGAGCACTGCTCAAGTGGCGAAATTCAACTGAACCTTCATCGCGCTCCGGCGATCTCCAGCCAGATCGAAGGCCGCGATCGCCTCATCGACGGGAAAGCTGTGGCTGATCAAGCCGGAAAGGTCCACCTTGCCGTGCGAGATGATCTCCACCGCTTGGCCAAACTCCTCATCGAAGCGGAAGCTGCCGATCACCTCCAGTTCCTTGGTAACGACGGAAGGCAGCGCAAATTGCATCGGCCCGCCCAGGCCGACGGCGACCAGCCGGCCGCGCGGCCGCAGGCAGTCCAGGGCCGTCGCGACAGCGGTGGGATGGCCGGAGCAGTCGAAGGCAACGTCAATCTTGCCCTTGCCTGCCTTCCAGCGATCGAGACCGCTCGCATCAGGGCTCACCACCACAAGATCGTCGGCCCCAAGTCGCCCGGCAGCCACCAGCGGTTCCGGAACGACGTCGCACGCGACGATGCGGGAAGCGCCGGCATGGCGTGCCGCCGCCACGGTCAAGCAACCGATCGGTCCGCAGCCGGACACCAGAACCGTTGCACCGAGCAGCGGGCCCGCGCGCTTGGCGGCGTGCAGGCAAACGGCAAAGGGCTCCGCCAGCGCGGCAGTGCCGGCACCGATCCCGGGACTGACGGGAAACACCCGTTCCTCGGGAACGATAATGCTGTCACGGAACATGCCCTGTGCGTGGGGAAAGCGCATGGCGCTGCCGCTGAACACCATATCGTGGCATTCGTTGCGGAGACCTCGCCGGCATTCTTCGCATCTACCACAGGGCATGGATGGGTTGATCGCAACGAGATCATCCGGCCCGGCGCGCGTCACGCCTTTGCCGGCTGCCGTGATCACGGCAGAGACCTCGTGGCCGAGGATCATCGGCTCCCTCAGGCGCACGGTGCCAAAGCCGCCATGATGATAGTAATGCAGGTCCGAGCCGCAGATCCCGCCTGCGACGACGCGAACGAGCACCTCTCCTTCGCCAGGATCGGCGACCTCCGGCAGCCGTTCCAGTCTGAGATCATGGGCAGCGTGAGCGACCACAGCGCGCATGAGTTTCTCCTCGCGTCAAAGCACTGACAGCATGCCGCCGTCGACGTAGATGATTTGGCCGTTGACATAGTCGGATGCAGAGGAGGCAAGGAAGACCGCCGTGCCGACGAGTTCTTGCGGCTCACCCCAGCGGCCGGCCGGCGTGCGGCTCTTCACCCAGGCGTCGAACTGCGGATCGTTGACGAGCGCCTCGTTCATGTCGGTCAGCATATAGCCGGGCCCGATCGCATTTGCCTGAATGCCGAACTTCGCCCATTCGGCCGCCATTCCCTTTGTCAGGAGCTTCACGCCGCCCTTCGCGGCGGTATAGGGAATGACCGTGGCGCGCGCGACTTCGCTCGTCAGCGAGCCGATGTTGATGATCTTGCCGCGACCACGGGGAATCATCCGACGCGCCGCCTCGCGGCCGACGAGGAAGGCGCTGGTCAGATTGGTGTCGATGACGCCCTGCCAATCGGCAAGTGAAAGCTCGACAAGCGGCTGCCGGTGCTGAATGCCCGCATTATTGACGAGGATGTCGACCTCCAGGCCCTCGTCGTCGAGGCGTTCAAAGGCGTTCCTCACGGCGGACTCACTTGTCACGTCGAAGACCGCCTTCAGTACCTGGTACCCCGCATTCCGCATTTCTTCCGCGACAATCGCCACGGCCTTTTCGTTTCGACCGTTGAGAACGACCCTGGCGCCGGCGTCGCAGAGACCCTCCGCGATGGCGCGACCGAGCCCGCGCGACGATCCGGTCACCAAAGCCGTACGGCCCGTAAGATCGAAGAGTTTGCTGGTCATCGGTATCTCCCTTAAAGCTCCGAGCGGCGGCAGATCAGATCCGGACGCTGATAGACCTCAGGCAGCAGATCCGTGCCGAGCCCCGGACCTTCCATCGGCAGGACGTAACCGTCCTTGATCGTCGGCACGACCGTCACAAGTTCCTTGTACCAACCGGTATAGAAAGCCCGGACCGACTCCTGGATCAGTGTGTTCGGCTGGCTGAAAGAGGCGTGGATTGCCGCTGCAAAACCGACTGGGCCAGTGCAATCATGCGGCGCGAAGGGGCGATGATAAGTATCGGCAAGAGAAGCGATCTTGCGCCCCTCGGTCAGGCCGCCCGT is drawn from Sinorhizobium sojae CCBAU 05684 and contains these coding sequences:
- a CDS encoding SDR family oxidoreductase encodes the protein MTSKLFDLTGRTALVTGSSRGLGRAIAEGLCDAGARVVLNGRNEKAVAIVAEEMRNAGYQVLKAVFDVTSESAVRNAFERLDDEGLEVDILVNNAGIQHRQPLVELSLADWQGVIDTNLTSAFLVGREAARRMIPRGRGKIINIGSLTSEVARATVIPYTAAKGGVKLLTKGMAAEWAKFGIQANAIGPGYMLTDMNEALVNDPQFDAWVKSRTPAGRWGEPQELVGTAVFLASSASDYVNGQIIYVDGGMLSVL
- a CDS encoding L-idonate 5-dehydrogenase, whose translation is MRAVVAHAAHDLRLERLPEVADPGEGEVLVRVVAGGICGSDLHYYHHGGFGTVRLREPMILGHEVSAVITAAGKGVTRAGPDDLVAINPSMPCGRCEECRRGLRNECHDMVFSGSAMRFPHAQGMFRDSIIVPEERVFPVSPGIGAGTAALAEPFAVCLHAAKRAGPLLGATVLVSGCGPIGCLTVAAARHAGASRIVACDVVPEPLVAAGRLGADDLVVVSPDASGLDRWKAGKGKIDVAFDCSGHPTAVATALDCLRPRGRLVAVGLGGPMQFALPSVVTKELEVIGSFRFDEEFGQAVEIISHGKVDLSGLISHSFPVDEAIAAFDLAGDRRSAMKVQLNFAT
- a CDS encoding NADP-dependent isocitrate dehydrogenase; this encodes MAKIKVANPVVELDGDEMTRIIWQFIKDKLIHPYLDLDLEYYDLSVENRDATEDQVTVDAANAIKKHGVGVKCATITPDEARVEEFNLKKMWKSPNGTIRNILGGVIFREPIICKNVPRLVPGWTKPIIVGRHAFGDQYRATDFKFPGKGKLSVKFVGDDGQTIEHEVYDAPGAGVALAMYNLDESITEFARASFNYGLQRKVPVYLSTKNTILKAYDGRFKDIFQKVFDEEFAEQFKAAKLWYEHRLIDDMVASALKWSGGYVWACKNYDGDVQSDIVAQGFGSLGLMTSVLMTPDGKTVEAEAAHGTVTRHYRQHQKGEETSTNSIASIFAWTRGLAHRAKLDGNAELAKFAETLERVCVDTVEAGFMTKDLALLIGPDQPWLSTTGFLDKIDENLRKAMAA
- a CDS encoding RNA methyltransferase, coding for MAGTNSERELLTEGPAIILAYPQLGENIGMVARAMANFGLSELRLVNPRDGWPNEKARSAASRADHVIDNAKLYESLEEAIADLNFVYATTARDRDGFKPVRSPIVAARELRTRFRGGEAIGIIFGRERTGLTNEEVSLADEIVTFPVNPAFASLNLAQAVLLMSYEWLKTGMASEDETSFQAIAQRPATKEQLQGLVDHVEEALEARNYFRPANKKPKLMENLRAVLTRPSFTESEIQVLRGIISSLDRFTRENPRGSGAPDRGRKAQSGGDDD
- the murI gene encoding glutamate racemase, with product MTTTEPKPILVFDSGIGGLTVLREARVLMPERHFIYVADDAGFPYGGWEEGALKERVIALFGRLLAEHEPEICIIACNTAFTLVGADLRAAYPEMTFVGTVPAVKPAAERTRSGVVAVLATPGTVRRAYTRDLIQSFAAQCHVRLVGSENLARMAEAYIRGEKLEDETVLAEIAPCFVELDGRKTDIVVLACTHYPFMANVFRRLAPWPVDWLDPAEAIARRARSLLPLPNGFEPLNGEDPAIFTSGKPDFATRRLMQGFGLKLTPGVVSEDANRALGLNASA
- a CDS encoding ATP-binding protein codes for the protein MKVGIDMGTTSEGTSASLDIEELLATRLLVQGNSGSGKSHLLRRLLEQSAPWVQQCIIDPEGDFVTLADRFGHVVVEGERTDAELIGIATRIRQHRVSCVLSLEGLDIEQQMRSAGVFLNAMFDADRDYWYPVLVVVDEAQMFAPSVGGDVSEEARKISLGAMTNLMCRGRKRGLAGVIATQRLAKLAKNVAAEASNFLMGRTFLDIDMQRAADLLGMDRRTAEMFRDLKRGSFVALGPALSRRPLKVTIGSVETSARSTSPKLMPLPEAPQDVEDLIFTPDPEELARPVIRRPAPQPRPASDILAELSRPRAEPVAPLEIKPAQPEISAEEREALFDSLFAEIFANPEAAFRPDAELYQDFLVRCRIRRVPGTALTLSAFRRKMAVARSGVDPETAATEAWASAVQLADRVTEDLQAVFLMMAQAAVRGLPCPSDAMIARAYGTHSARRARRLLGYFEEQGLIVTHADFSGKRIVAFPDLGKETAPGDANAPDAGNAGRAAAE